The Terriglobales bacterium genome includes a region encoding these proteins:
- a CDS encoding response regulator: MKRRILLVDDELAILLTLKAILEMNGFEVETAASAKEAAGKLRAREFHMVITDMRMETETAGYDVIRAARKQRYNPATAILTAFPALGSDWKNAGAHSLLVKPVGTDDLLRQIESLLIQHEDAKGKSGRVPVKAAVAAQQKSRKETFVRKAG, encoded by the coding sequence ATGAAACGACGCATTCTCTTAGTTGATGACGAACTGGCAATCCTGCTGACGCTGAAGGCAATCCTGGAAATGAACGGGTTTGAAGTTGAAACTGCCGCCTCGGCGAAAGAAGCTGCTGGTAAACTGCGAGCCCGCGAATTCCACATGGTCATTACCGATATGCGGATGGAAACGGAAACTGCCGGTTACGATGTCATCCGCGCCGCCCGCAAGCAGCGCTACAATCCGGCAACCGCGATTCTTACTGCCTTTCCTGCCCTGGGCAGCGACTGGAAGAATGCCGGTGCGCATTCATTGCTGGTCAAACCGGTGGGAACCGATGATCTATTGCGCCAGATCGAATCCCTGCTGATCCAGCATGAAGACGCCAAGGGCAAGTCGGGACGGGTGCCGGTGAAAGCTGCGGTTGCGGCACAGCAAAAATCCCGCAAAGAGACTTTTGTGCGCAAGGCAGGATAA
- a CDS encoding zinc-ribbon domain containing protein, with the protein MEFQDKTLKCIDCGADFVFTAGEQLFFHDKQFKNEPKRCKICKNKRLSHAGPSSGHHGGYQKVETRATCSGCGKETTVPFKPTQGRPVFCRECFQQRRTAAATA; encoded by the coding sequence ATGGAATTCCAGGACAAGACTCTCAAATGCATCGACTGCGGGGCTGATTTTGTTTTTACAGCCGGAGAACAACTTTTCTTTCACGATAAACAATTCAAAAACGAACCCAAGCGCTGCAAGATTTGCAAGAACAAGCGCCTGTCGCATGCAGGGCCCAGTTCAGGCCATCACGGCGGTTATCAGAAGGTGGAAACACGGGCTACTTGTTCGGGATGCGGCAAGGAAACCACGGTGCCGTTTAAACCGACCCAAGGACGTCCGGTATTTTGCCGCGAGTGCTTCCAGCAGCGGCGTACAGCGGCAGCAACCGCATAA
- the rpsU gene encoding 30S ribosomal protein S21, with protein sequence MQEGESLENALRRFKRKVQTEDIIKEVKRHSFYLKPGEKKRLKQALARKRSRKKARKEQE encoded by the coding sequence TTGCAAGAGGGCGAGTCTTTAGAGAATGCCCTCCGCCGCTTCAAGCGCAAGGTGCAGACCGAAGACATCATTAAAGAAGTCAAGCGCCACTCTTTCTACCTGAAGCCAGGTGAAAAGAAGCGTCTGAAACAAGCTCTCGCTCGTAAACGGAGCCGCAAAAAGGCCCGGAAAGAGCAGGAATAA